DNA from Prosthecobacter vanneervenii:
GTAGGGAGCGCCAATGTCCGTCTCGCCCGCGTCGAGGATGCGGGCGATGTTTGGGTGCTCCATGATGGCGAGCGTGCGTTGCTCGATGGCAAAGCGTCCGAGAATGTCTGCCGAGGTGACGCCGGCCTTGACGATCTTGATGGCGACGATGCGATGGATGGGCTTGACCTGCTCGGCGCGGTAAACGACGCCGAAGCCGCCTTCGCCGAGCTTGTCGAGAAGGCGGTAGCGGTCGCCGATCCAGCCATCGTTGCCGGTGAGGGACTCCATGTGTGACCTCGGCTTGGAGGTGACCCCCATCGAGGCCATGGAGCTGGCGGTGGCGGCAGGCAGCCCACCGTGGCTGGCCAGCGTGGCAGCCCCGGGAAGCGTGGCTGCACTCGGCAGGGTCGCCGGCCTGCCGGTGGGAATGGCGATGGTCTGATCTTCGGGACCGAGCGTGATATTGCCGGTGTCCATCGGCATGGGCTTGCGGCCTGCGCCCAAGGTCGCGGCAGGCAGGCTGCGGCTTGGGGTCGGAATGGCGATGGTCATGTCCTCCGGGCCAAGGGTGATCATGCCCGTGGGAGAGCCCTGCGCGGAGGAGTCTGCCTTGAACTGGCTGGTGGGCGGCTCTCCAGGCTTGAGCTTGGGGATGGCGATCGTCACATCCTCCGGCCCGAGCGTGACCATTCCCGTCGGAGTCTCCTCCACAGGAAGAGACTTTGCCTCTTTGTCTTCAGAGGAGCGTGCTGGTTGGGCCGGTTCAGGGTTCACAGAGAGGAGTCGAGTGAGGAAGGGAAATGTTTCAGATTAGGCCACAATGGGCAAGCCCTGTGATGGAGTAAGAGAAGGAAATCACCATGGCGGCTTTATTTAAACTGCCGCAGACGCAGGCTGTTCAAAATAACGGACACGCTGCTCAGAGACATGGCAATGCTGGCGATCATAGGATTGAGCAGCCACCCGGTGAGAGGGTAGAGGATGCCTGCGGCCAGCGGGATGCCGAGGCCGTTGTAGAGGAAGGCAAAGAGGAGGTTCTGGCGGATCACCTTCATGGTGGCGCGGCTGAGGGCAAAGGCCTGGTGCAGGGCTCGCAGGTCCCCCTTCACCAGCGTGACTGAGGCGCTCTGGATCGCCGCCCCCGTGCCGGTGCCCATGGCGATGCCCACATCGGCTGCCGCCAGCGCGGGCGCGTCATTGATGCCGTCTCCGGCGAAGGCCACGTGGCGGTCCTTCCCCCGCGCCTGATAGACCTGCAGCAGCTTTTCCTTCGGGGAAACCTCTGCAGCCACTTCGTCGATATCGAGGTCTTTGGCCACACGCTGCGCGGTGGCCTGCAGGTCTCCGGTGATCATCTGCAGCTTAAGCCCCAGCGCGTGCAACTCCGCAATGGCGGGCGGCGCGGACTCCTTGATCTTGTCTTTGATGGCAATAAGCCCAAGAGGCTTTTCATTGAGCACCACGACGACCACGGTGCTTCCCTCAGCCTGCATCTTCTGCGACTGCGCCTGACACTCAGGGCTGATCAAAACGCCGTTCTTTTTCAGGAACGACTCCTGTCCGACGAAGACTTCGCTTTCGCCCACATTTCCCAGCACCCCACCGCCTGGGATAGCCTGGAAGTCCGCGACGGTTGCGAGAGGGATGCCGCGCTCTTTGGCGGCATTGACGATAGCGGTGCCGAGCGGGTGCTCGCTGGGGACCTCCACGGCAGCGGCGCAGGCGAGGAGGTCACGTGCGGAAAGCCCGGGCAACGGGAAGATCTCCACCACCGAGGGTTTTCCCTCAGTCAGCGTGCCGGTCTTGTCGAGCATCACGATGTCGATCCCCTGCAGGCGCTCCAGCGTCTCGGCGTTTTTGATCAGCACACCGAGCTGCGCGCCTCGCCCCAACCCCACGGTGACGGCCATGGGCGTGGCCAGACCGAGCGCGCAGGGGCAGGCGATGATGAGCACGGCAACGGCATTCACCACGGCAAAGGCAAACGAAGGCTGCGGTCCGAAGGCCCACCACAGCAGGAAGGTCAGCAGCGCCACGCCAACGACAGCCGGCACAAACCAGGCCGACACACGATCTGCCAGACGCTGCACGGGAGCGCGGCTGGCCTGGGCCTTGGCGGTCATTTCCACGATCTGGCTCAGCAGGGTGTCCGCACCCACGCGCTCCGCACGCATGAGGAAGGTGCCGCTGCCATTCACCGTGCCGCCAGTCACTGCTGCGCCTGCCGCTTTTTCCTGCGGCATGGACTCACCCGTGAGCATGGATTCATCCACAGTGGAGCTGCCTTCGAGCACGCTGCCATCCACCGGGATCTGCGCGCCGGGCTTGATGCGCAGCACGTCGCCCACCAGGATCTCGTCCAAGGGGGTCTCAGTCTCGACACCCTCACGCACACGGAAGGCCGTCTTGGGCGCCAGGCTCATCAGCGCCTGAATGGCGCTGCCGGTGGCCCTGCGGGCGCGGAGCTCCAGCAGCTGCCCGATCAGCACCAGCACGGTGATGACGGCGGCGCTTTCAAAGTAAAAGACCATGTGCCCGGCCTGATGTGGCAGCCACTGCGGCACGGCCAGCGCCACCGTACTGTAAACCCACGCCGCCAGCACGCCGAGGCCGATGAGCGTAAACATGTTGAACCGCAATGTACGCAGAGAAGCGACAAAGCGCTGCAGCAGCGGCCAGCCCACCCAGAACACCACCGGAGAGGCCCACACAAACTGCATCCATCCGGAGGCCTCGTGCGGGATGTCACGGATCACAGGCAGGTCCATGCCCATGGAAAGAAGAACGACCGGCGCAGCCATGGCGGCGCTCCAGCGCACACGCCACCAGAGATCCTGCACCTCTTCATCCCCACCGTCACCGCAGCATTCGGGCTCATTACGGCGGGCCAGCGGATTTTTCTCCAACGCCATGCCGCAATGCGGGCAGGCACCAGGGGTATCCGAGCGAACATCCGCGCACATGGGGCAGATGTAGGCTGCGGGCGGCAGATCTTCCTTCACAGCAGCAGCCGGCTTCTTCTCATGCGAAGAGCAGTGCGGGCAGGATGTCGGGGCTTCAGGAGACATTGCAGCGATAAATAGCCGCACAATCAACGTCATCACCAGCCGATTCTTGGCGAATGCTGCGTCATTCCAAGGCAGGCTCGTGCTTCCGCGGCAGGCAAATCAGCAAATCCCACATCTGCCGACATTTCACCCGGTCCGGCTGCGTTTCTCTCGGCATCAGATTCAACCACCCATGATCTCACGCTCCCGTTTTCTGCTCTCCTTCGCACTCACCACTGTATTTGCCTCTTCCTCGTGGGCGGCTGACAGCGTTAAAATCGTCCTCGTGGCTGGCAAGGTGAAGGAGGTGGACAAGGTCGGCCATCATGACTACCTCGGCGGCTGCCGCCTCATGCAGGTGCTGCTCAAGCAGACACCGGGAGTGGATGCCGTGCTGGTGAATGAGGAATGGCCCGCGGATGAAAAGATCTTCGAAGGCGCAGCAGCCGTCGTGTTTTACACCGATGGCGGTGGCAAGCAGGCCTATCTGGCCTCGCCCGAACATGTGGCTGCCGTGCAAAAGATGGCGGACGGCAAGGTGGGACTGGTGAACCTGCATCAGGCCGTGGAATTCACACCGTCCTTTGCGCAGCAGTCCATGGGCTGGCTCGGTGCGTTGTACAACGGGCTCTCCAGCCGCGGCCATTGGGACAGCGTGCATGACACCTTTCCC
Protein-coding regions in this window:
- a CDS encoding ThuA domain-containing protein, whose amino-acid sequence is MISRSRFLLSFALTTVFASSSWAADSVKIVLVAGKVKEVDKVGHHDYLGGCRLMQVLLKQTPGVDAVLVNEEWPADEKIFEGAAAVVFYTDGGGKQAYLASPEHVAAVQKMADGKVGLVNLHQAVEFTPSFAQQSMGWLGALYNGLSSRGHWDSVHDTFPKHAITSGVTPWKINDGWLNHLQFPAEMKGITPLVWSGKEKLGSPEGGDKDIVGWAYERPSGGRSFSFSGLDAHGAWEQAGMRQLVINGVLWSAGVGIPATGAKCEADKALIDSFLTPRIAPPKKVKPEAAPAAPVVK
- a CDS encoding heavy metal translocating P-type ATPase, with the translated sequence MSPEAPTSCPHCSSHEKKPAAAVKEDLPPAAYICPMCADVRSDTPGACPHCGMALEKNPLARRNEPECCGDGGDEEVQDLWWRVRWSAAMAAPVVLLSMGMDLPVIRDIPHEASGWMQFVWASPVVFWVGWPLLQRFVASLRTLRFNMFTLIGLGVLAAWVYSTVALAVPQWLPHQAGHMVFYFESAAVITVLVLIGQLLELRARRATGSAIQALMSLAPKTAFRVREGVETETPLDEILVGDVLRIKPGAQIPVDGSVLEGSSTVDESMLTGESMPQEKAAGAAVTGGTVNGSGTFLMRAERVGADTLLSQIVEMTAKAQASRAPVQRLADRVSAWFVPAVVGVALLTFLLWWAFGPQPSFAFAVVNAVAVLIIACPCALGLATPMAVTVGLGRGAQLGVLIKNAETLERLQGIDIVMLDKTGTLTEGKPSVVEIFPLPGLSARDLLACAAAVEVPSEHPLGTAIVNAAKERGIPLATVADFQAIPGGGVLGNVGESEVFVGQESFLKKNGVLISPECQAQSQKMQAEGSTVVVVVLNEKPLGLIAIKDKIKESAPPAIAELHALGLKLQMITGDLQATAQRVAKDLDIDEVAAEVSPKEKLLQVYQARGKDRHVAFAGDGINDAPALAAADVGIAMGTGTGAAIQSASVTLVKGDLRALHQAFALSRATMKVIRQNLLFAFLYNGLGIPLAAGILYPLTGWLLNPMIASIAMSLSSVSVILNSLRLRQFK